AATCCCATTGCCGTCGCTTCATGACTGATCTCCTTTGTGAAATCAGCCACAAGATACTCTCTTAACAATCCTTGTCAATTAATGGGGAGCAGTATACAGGTACTCAACACGACCTCCAGCGACTGCAAGTCTTTCACCAACTCCGCGTCATCTGAAGTAACATCCTGAGGGAGATAGGCCCAGATCGGCGAATTTCCGAATTTCCCGCCAAATGTCCGGATGCTTTCGGCCATGCGCCGGACATCATACAACTGGTCGGCCGACTCGGCATAGGTTGAAAAAATCAAAGCGGCTTCACTCATTTATTAACCTCTTCAATCTTGAATAATTATCATTATCTAAATCAAGGTTTATCCAGCATTAATATTATATACCTGCTTAATTATTAATTGTTTCAGCTGCCGGAATTGAATGTTTTCTTCTTTTTTGATTTTCGGGCATTCCAATTTCTCATCAAACAGACCTAAATCATGAACTTTTTTTGTGCGCCCAAATCGCAATAATTCGACAGCTTCCATGCAAACTATTACTAATCAGCGGATTGCACAATTGGCATACGGTTTGCCATAATTCTGTTTTAGATAAGACGAACATTAACCGGGTGTTTAAAAAGAGGAAAATTACCATGCGTTACTTTAATCACACTAAAATTCTTAGAATCCTGATTCTGGCAATGCTTATGACATTAGTATATCAGGTGTCATTTGCAGTCAATATTCGCGGGCGTGAAAGACGGCACGTTAATAATCCCAAGGATTTGTGGGCCTTCCAGGTTGCCTTTGATGAAAAAATCGATGATGATAATGACGAGTTTGACGGTATCAGGTTTTCCATGATGCGGCAGTATTCCGACTACAGCGGAGTGCGATTCAATCTGGGATTTATGGAACAAGCTCAAGATTATTCGCCGGAAAAATTGTATATATCCGATGGCCTGGCCTTTTCTTTTAACAGGAATCATAGTTTTGATTTGTCCGGTGTCAACATGTCCATGCAATACATGTTTACTCCGCGCTCCCATGGCAGTGTGAATTTTTTCTGGGGGCTCGGGCCGAGATTGAGTGTCGAGGAAGCCAGTTCCGATATTGCCATCGCTTATTACGACGCATACCCCGATGACTGGTTGACAGGATATGAATGCAAGAGCAATACGCTGGTCGGCCTTGGGGTCGAGGGTTCGGTCGGAATGGAGTGGTTCCTGGCCCGGAATTTCAGCATGCTTCTGGAGTATGGTTTTACCTTCCAAAATCAGTGGTATATTTTTGATCTGGATTATTACACCGCCGATAATTACGTGATCTCTGAGGTTACGGCTTTCGACGATGGTGTCCATTTCGACGCCTCAAGAATAAAACTGGGAGTCGCCGTTTACTTTTAATATAAAAAAAGGCAGGATCTTCATGATCCTGCCTTATAATTTCCCGCACTTACTTTATGAGCCGAGAGTCGAGGTGCAATTGGGGCATCGGACAGCTTTGACATGAATTGTCGAAAAACAGTGCGGACATTCCTTGGTCGACGGCGAAGGCGGGGGCGCTTCTTCCTGCTGCCGCTTCATGCGGTTGATGTTCTTCACAAGGAAAAAGATTGCAAAAGCCACAATCAAGAAGCTGATAACGGTGTTAATGAACATCCCATAATTCAGCGTTACGGCGCCGCCGGCTTGGGCATCGGCAAGTGTCGCATACTGGACCACCTCGGCGCCATGTTTAAGCACGATAAAGAGGTTTGAAAAATCGACATTGCCCAACAAAAGGCCGATCGGGGGCATAATAATATCGGATACGAGCGATTTGACAATGGTGCCAAAGGCCGCGCCGATAATAATGCCCACCGCCATATCGACAACATTGCCCTTGACGGCGAAGTCCTTGAATTCCTTCATCATCCCCATCTGGTTACTCCTTTGATATATGTGGATATATAATAATATTATTCTGAATTACCAGCGAAAATGCCCCTCTGCTAATCAGATGAAATATTATCTTATCAATGTGTCTCGTCAAGAGAAATTGGCCATTATTGGACAGAACTACGACGGAATAGGCAATGTTATTTGATTGTATTTTATCTTTCTCAGGCGGGAATCAACCGGTGCACGGTAATTTCGGAGCGGGCGCCGATACGAATCTGCGGTCCCCAGTAGCCGGTTCCCCGGCTGACATAAATCTGCGTGTTTTCATAACGATGCAGGCCAGATATGTAAGGTTGAGCCAGGGCCGCCAGAAAGTGATATGGAAAATACTGGCCGCCGTGCGTATGCCCCGAAATTACATAATCATAACCGGTTTTGGCCGCCTCGAAGATACTCTTGGGCTGATGCGCCAGCAGGACTTTTACATCACAGTCAGGAGCGTCGGCGATGGCTTTGTGCGGGTCCGAAATGTGAGCTTTGCTGAACTGGCCGCCGCTTAAGTCGGTGACACCGGCCAGCAGCATCCGTGCGCCGCCACGATCGATAACATCATGCTCGTTTAAAAGAACCTTGAATCCAAGCCGGGCGGTTTCATCGACCCATTGCTCCACCCCGGAATAATATTCATGATTCCCGGTAATAAAATACAACCCATAAGGAGCCCCCAACTTGGCCAACGGCGCCACATCTTCGCGAAGCTGATCCACCGAGCCGTCAACCAAGTCGCCGGTCAGGGAAATCAGATCCGGTTTCAGTTCATTCACCTGATCGACCACCGCCTGGACGAATTTGCGTTTGATTGTATTACTGACATGAATGTCGGTTATCTGCACTATTCGAAAGCCGCGGAATTCTTCCGGGAGGTTCCTGATGGGGATATCAAGCTCGACAATCTCCGGTTTGCGCAGAGCCTCAAACATGCCGTAACCGGTCAGGGCGCCGGTGAAGACAAGCAGCCCGGCATTTATGGAATTGGTCAATAATTGCCGACGGGCTGGGTCGGCAGTCTCGGTGGCCGCCGGGCCGGAATCAAAAATATGGCGGACCAGAAATATCCCTTTCTGGAGGCCCGTCCCAAGAAGAAGTATCAGATCTTTCGTGACCAGGACGGCAAAAAGCAAAGTGAAGAAACCGAAACTGAGGTAGCCCACCCAGGCCAGTGTATCGACCCAGAAACCGCCGGTTCCTCGAAAACGCAGCATCACCGGAATAAAAGGCAGTATCACCGAGACGACCAGGATGCCCCACAGGAGAACATTTACCGGAGTGCTGAAAGCGGCCGGGATAATCAGCCGCCACCCGATGTATCCGTACATCAGGGATAAAACAATTATGACAATAAATAAGAATATCATATCAGGCTCAACGGCTTAAACCAATCCAGCCAAAACAAGTTCCTTTTAAATCTCAAATATTACTGTTTTCAAACCTCAATAATATGTCATTTGCAGCGGGCACTGGCAATATAAATCGATTCCAGTAATTGATCTTAATATCATATCAAATTTTGATTCTGAATGGCCTTTATATGCAATTAAGTCGGTTTTATTTTGCCCTTTCGGCACATGTGGTTTAAATTTAGTTTTATCCAGCCTGATGAAGTTCGGACAGAGAAAGGGGATAAGCAGAAAGATGAAATCACGATTGACAAAATGGTCGTTCGGAATAGTTATCGCTTTATGCATTATCTATGCGGTACTGCTTATTCCTGATTCGAGTCGGCCCGTTTCCGTCGCAGGCGAAAAAGAGCCCTTTGCCTGGAACCGCGACGAATACTGGTCGCATCTTGAATCAGCTTTCAAGCAAGCCCGACAGACCGATTGCCGTGATCTCGCGCCCCTTATATCCGATCGGTTCGCCGCCATCGACAGCCTGCTTTTACCATTAAGAGCGGATACACTCGAACCGGATGCGCCGCTGTTCGCGGCTCTTGAAAATGCCTTTTTCGAACAGGGGGTGCTTCTGGCCGCCTGCCCGGAAAACCTGAATGAATATATGCGGCGCTTCAGCCAGCTTAGAGGGCTATTGAAGGATCAGTCCATCCGCTGGGATATGAATTCGCCGGCGGCACGCAATTGTCTTTATCGTCTCCTTTACGGCGGACGGACGGCTGTAGAGGAAGTGATGATGCAGGCTCCAAAAGAATTGATTCACCAGACTGTTTCCGGTGTCGATGAATCTTCGGCAACTCCTATGGCGGAAATACTGGGCGTCAAAATTCACAGCGGCGATATCCTGATTTCCCGCGGTGGCGCACCGACTTCTGCCCTGATAGCGCGCGGAAATAACTACCCCGGAAATTTCTCGCATGCTGCGCTGGTCTATGTCGATGAAAACACCGGCGGTGTCTCCATCATTGAATCGCATATCGAGAAGGGCGTGGCTGTCGCGACGATTGATGATTACCTCCGAGATACAAAACTGCGGGTGATGGTGCTCCGGCTTCGTGCGGATTTGCCCTCAATGATCGCTGACCCGATGTTGCCTCACGAAGCCGCCGAATATGCCCTGCAAAGGGCAGTAAGCGAACATATTTCTTATGATTTCGCCATGGATACCAAAGAGCCGTCACGACTATTTTGCTCCGAAGTCGTTTCTGATGACTACCGTCATGTCGGTATCAATCTCTGGGCGGCGCTGTCACATATCTCAAGTCCCGGTGCCATATCATGGCTGTCCGCCTTCGGTGTCAGGAATTTTACGACCGAGGAGCCATCCGATCTCGAGTATGACCCGCAGCTTCGGGTGGTGGCGGAATGGCGGGATTACGAAACGCTGTACAAGGACCGGCTCGACAATGCCGTCGTTGACATTATGCTTGAAAGCGCCGATAATGGTGAGCAACTTGATTATGACTGGTATGTGCTGCCTCCGGGAAGAGTTCTTAAACTGTACAGCATGATTCTAAATCAATTTAATGCGGTTGGCCCGGTTCCCGAGGGCATGAATGCCTCGGCCGCCCTGCGCAATAAGTGGTTCTCCAATAAACATTTGGCGGCGAAGGAAAGGCTTATGGTGCTCGCGGATAAATTTAAACAGGAATACGGCTATTTGCCGCCTTACTGGGAATTGATCAAGCTGGCCAGAGAGGCATATAAATAAAAAAAGGCCGGTATTGACCGGCCCTTTTTGATTCTTCAGATTGCCTTACTGGACAATCAAACCAATAAATTTTCTTACCAGCTACGACGACCCTGACCGCCGCCGCCGCCACGACCGCCACCGCCGCCACGTCCGCCGCCGCCACCACGGCCGCCACCGCCGCCGCGATCGCCACGGTCGGCGCGAGGCCGCGCTTCATTAACACTCAGCGTGCGACCATTCATATCCTGCCCATTCAAGCCATTGATGGCTTCAGTGGCCGCGTCCCGATCGGACATCTCTACGAAGGCAAACCCTCTCGGCTCCCCGGTGTATCTGTCCTTAATAATGTTGACACTTGAGACCTCACCATAGCTCTCAAACGCCTGACGTAACTGATCTTCTGTCGTATCGAACGACAGGTTTCCAACATAGATATTCATTCAACACTCCGGTTTTGTTTATCCCTACATAAAACCTCATCCGGCAGGGACTGCGTTCGTCGAGATAAACCCATTAAGGCGCACCATTGCGCGTGGTTTCTTATGACCCTTTTTTATGAAATTTGATAAAGAACAAAACCTCTAAAAAGCAGTTTTGGAAACCAATACTAACGTCTAAATATATTCGCCGATTTCGAAAAAGTCCATATAATTATTGCGATTTTTTCATTTTCTTGGATCTGATCAGGTATAATTTAGTCTCGGCTCCGAGACCGTCTCTGCCTGTATGGGATGATCCTAAATATATTGTAAGTGCTTGTATTTCCGTAAGTAACGGTTTCGGCCATGGTTCTGGAAAGAGTTCGCAAAGACTACTCGATGATTTTAAACCGGTACCGGGTCGGCTCCGATTTCGGGTCGGCCGATATATCCCGAATAACCAACCAATAGTCTCCGGGCTTCATCTGATTGTTGGGGATAACCAGCCTTCCGGTTCCCTGATCATCGAATTCATTGAAATTCTCAAAACGAGCCAATTCATTTCCGGAATCATCGGTGACCGTAACAAGGCAGGCCTTATCTTCAGATGAGCCGATTGAGACAAAATTGATAACACCTTCGCGGCCGGAACTAATCGAAAAAACTTTGGAACCATTATTGGATCGTACCAGCTTGAGGTCGATTTCCTGGGTCAGTCCGATTTGTGGTTTTTCGCTTAATGCCGTATCTTTATCAGCTAATTCTTTTATTCCGTAAAAAGCCGGTATTGCGAGTATTATCACCAGTATATAAACCAAACCCGGTTTTAACAGCCACGCGCCTTCCGGCCATAGCCTTTTCCAGAACCCATTTGGTGTCTGCATTGGTCTTTCCTCCCATCCGAAGCCTTCTCCAAGAGTTGTCTTCAGGGCTTTGCTTTCGAGAATGACACGAGAGTACTTTTCGAATTCCCTGACTTTGTCAAAACAATGCTCACAATGCAGCAAGTGAATTTCAAACCGCTCCGTCTCTTCATCCGAGAGCGTCTTTAATTCATAGGCATGCAACAGAGCACCGATATTTTCATCAACACACTTCAGCATTTGCTATTCCGTTCTTCCTTTCAAACATTCCCATAACAGGGAGCGTGCTCTGTTGAGTATGACATAGTAGTTATTTCTCGTGACTCCCAGCTTCAGGCAGATTTCATCCGCTTTAAATCCCTGATACGCCAGATTCAGAACTCTGGCATATCGTCTATTAATGGCGATTACTTTTTCCAGACATTTATGCAGTGCCATTTCAGTTGCGGGCTCGATTTCCCCGGTTTGAGGCGCATCATCCATATCCGGCAAAATGGCATTAATTTTTTTTCTGTCCGCAGTCATACCGTGAAAATAGTTTTTAACTCCCATTTTCAATACGCCATAGGCCCAGGCTTCAAAACCGACCGAGAATTTCTCCGTTTTGTATTTCTCAAGGATCGTAATGCACGCCTTCTGGGCAATATCATCGGCAACTTCAACGTCACCAACCTTCTGTCTGACAAAAAGTCGAAATCTTACTGATAAAAAGCGAAAAATATCATTTTCGGCCTCTTTGTCACCAGCCAGAGCCCGGCGGACAAGGTCGTTCAAGATGCTCATTATATATTATAAACAGATAATTCTTAACGGTTTAATAATATCCCTCAAATTCAATGTCATTATAGCAAGGATATGACTTTTTCGCAAATTAAATCTGGATGCTATTTGTAAGAATATCGAATTTAAAAACACATTACTTGGGAAGCAGTTATGCGTCGCAGGTGGGAGTAAGTTAGTACACTGAGCGGCTGCCGTTTTTATTGGTAATTCCGATCGGTTTGAAGCAGGCTAAAGAGATCAGCGACTCTTTCGTCCGCTATATAAAATGCGCAGACAACGGGAGAATCCCGTGCCTCCATTGTCTGGATCGACCTAAGGACAACGCTTCTCATGAAATAATTGAGAAGCCAGCGGGGGAGGGAAAAAGGGGGGCCGTGCGTAAGCCGGTCCCCCCCTCAATTGGGGCATTAAGCAGCTATTTTATTGTTTCTTCAACAGCCCCCTATCTATATCAAACTCCGTTAAATAGGGTCGTGTTGCCTCTGCTATCTTGCATTTAACACCATATAAAATTATATTTGGATTATCAGAGGATGGATAAAGGATGATAAAAATTATAAGAGCCGGAATTGATAAGGCGGAATTCGTGATTGAATATGTCAATCGCCTGCTGGAAGAACTTGGAGATGAGCCACAGACCTCCGCTGAGGCCGATATTGAAAAGATAGTCGATGCCTGGAGGGAGAATGAGAATCGGTTTACGGTTTTTATTGCCTGTGACATGAATGATCAGCCGGCGGGTGTGATAACACTGGCTGAATGTTTTGCAATTTATGCCGGTGGTAATTATGGAATTATCAACGAGCTCTATGTCAGTCCGGAATTTCGCTCGCGGGAAGTCGGCCGAAGGCTGCTTGATACCGTTAAGGAGTATGCTGTTGAAAGAGGCTGGAAGCGGATTGATGTCACCGCCCCGAGCGGCGAGCGCTGGATCCGCACGGTCAAATTTTATGAAAGGGAAGGATTCATCTTCACCGGCCCCAAGCTTAAATATTATTTGAAAATAGACTGACATCAGATAATATTTCCGGCTTTCTTTTATTGAATAATTTTCGCCCAATATGGTATATTGAGAGAAATTGTTGTGTTTGAATAAACTCCTCAGAATGACATAGGAGGTATTATGCCATTCTGTCCCAAATGCCGCTACGAATATCTGCCCGAGGTTTTGGTTTGTCCGGATTGTGAAGAACAACTGGTTGATGTTCTTCTTCCCGAAAATGAAAAGGAATCCGATGATGTTGCGGACGAGTCGCCTGACGAGAACGCCGAGGGCTGGGTGCCGGTGGCTCTCCTGACTTCGGTGCAATATGCCGACCTGCTTGAAGAAGCCCTGCGGTCAAAGGGAATTCCCATTATTATCCGATCCGGCGCGGGTCATTTCGGGCCGATCGGCACAACCGGTCCCAGCTCGATATTCCCGATCAGCGCCGGTTACCTGGTCCTCATTGGCGAAGATTTCCTTGTTGATGCCGATCGCGAGGCCGCGATCATTCTGGGTGATCTCTGGGATAAATCGAAGCTTATCGATATAGGAGAGTAGTTTTTCCGAAAGTCGAATTAATTAAAAAGGACCGGATTCAAAGTTGGTTGTCATTCTCGGGCAACGCGACATTCTATAGCAAATTTGTATTGAAATGCCGAATTGCCCACCGCTGTCTAATCACCTCGGAACCCGGCCCCGACAATATTCGACTTTTGTCAAATTTTAGTATTACTGCAAAAAATCACATTCAAACTGACTGTCGCGATTTGATTCATCAAGCAGGTAGCAGCCTTCGAGCAATATTGATTCATTGCTCTGGAAATTATTCGGTTCCGGAAGTTCCTCCGGTCCGATCGGATCGACACTCCATATTCCCTTATCCCAGGGAATAGCCAAATAGACCGCTTCCGCACCGGTCTTATCCTCGCACTCGGCGTAAATAATATTACCGCGGTCGAGAAACATGGTCAGATGACTCCCGCTGCCGGTGATGCTTATTCGAGCCGTTTTCTCGCTCGGCCCCATTGCCTGAATGATATCGATTACATTCATGTCCTCAAGAGTGCCGTGTGTCCCCAGATCCTGAATCACACTCAAACGGCGTTTCTTCTCGATTTCCAGGCGGGCTCGAATTCGATTAAGTTTAAGAACGATTGTCTGAGGGGTATCCAGCGCTACGACATCTTCAATTCCGATATTAAGCGTGTGCATCAGGCTGTCGATCAGGTGTTCTTCAGAAAGGAGAAGGGAGGGGGTCTGGTCGATAGACACCCCGCGGGAAATTATACCCCCGACCAGCTCGGTGACATCCCGGACTGTACCGCATTTAATTAATATTATTATTTGCGGGCGGAGCTGTTCATGCTTTTCGACAAATTCGGATATTGAATATGCCTGAGTACAATCGAACCGGTGCTCCTTTATCGACTGTTCGAGAGATGCTATATCGCGATGATTATCATTGCAAATGAGCAATCGAGTATGTTTATCATGTTTTTCTGATGGCATGGGGTCGGCCTGGCCCATATCCGATATCTCGGCCATGCGCGTGTCTTTCCCCGGCGTCGGTATGGCCAGGGAATTCCTGTAGCAGTTTATAATGGCTGCCTTCAGAGCCGGGCCGAGAGCTATATAAAAATCAAAATTTTTATCAGGATACAGGGCCGCGAGTTTCTCCGATAGTTGGGCATCGGGCGGTTTTTCACAGGCAAGCATCAACCTGTTTCCGACCGGATCATAGTCAAAGGGCAGGATAATATATGTAAAGGCAAATTCGGCCGGAATCATGTTCGGAATATTTTCCGGTATCCGGCGAAAACCAAGACTCACGCTCCGGCAGTTGAATTGCCGGGAAAGGGCTTTCAGGAGCGCGGCTTCATCGGCATATCCGAATCGAAAAAGATGCGTTTCAAGGCGGCCGCCGTATCGCTTCTGATATTCCAGCGCTTCTTCGATCTGCTGATCGGTCACAAGCTGCTCATCGATGAGAATTCTGTCCAGACGCACCGTTCCCTCTTCTTATTTACAAGAAAGAAATAGACTTATACATTGATTTTCGGAAAAGCCGGGCGGATTTGAAGGATTTTACGATAAATTCAGGGAAAATCGGCAAATCGGGGTTAGGGTGTTGGAAAATAGAACAGCATTATTACTGCCGAAATTGGAATCCATATGCCGCCAGCGACTTTTTCAACTCCTCTTCCAAAGAGCCTTTTCCGTTGTAATGTATAAAGATAGCCCTGAGATTGTGTTTTTCATAGAGCTGTCTTTTGAAACCGACCCGGTCAACGTAAAACGGCATATGATTATATCCGCAGATTTCCAGAAAAAGATTTTGATCCGGAAGAAAGAAGTCCGGTCGGTACTGCTTTCCGGCCAATAAAATCAATGGCTCATATTGAAACTCAATCTTATTCTCGAACAGAAAATCGGCGCATTTTTTCTCATACTTCGAGCGGACATTAATACCTGACTTGGTGGCGATTGTCGGTTCAAACCGGCGCCGCCGTTCCAATTTAATTCCGCGCGGAGGCGTGTATCGGGGCGATTTTCTCAGCTTCCTGCGTTCATACATATAAATATAAAATATATCTGTGATATTTGGTAATGCAATACTATATTGGGCAGAATTTTACTAAAATATTTGGAATAATATGACAAGGAATATCGATCCCGACAGGATTCACGAAACCTCATTAGTGGCCGATCTCCATTGCGATACAGTTTTGCAGATGAAGCGGGGTTATGATTTCTCCAGACGGCATGAGTCATATCATGTCGATATTCCACGCCTGAAAGCGGGCGGTATAAATCTCCAGGCCTTTGCCTGCTGTGCAAGTATATTCACGCCTGAAGGACAACGGTTTGGCAAAGCCGACAGTATGGTCAAGTGCCTTATAAGTGAAATGGCCAAACACCCCGGTGACATTGCTGTTTGTCGCGATGCCTCCGATGCCGAGGAGATAATTGCATCAGGCAGGATCGCCGCCCTGTTGGCCATCGAAAACGGCATGGCTATCGAAAACAGCCTGGAAAATCTTGAATATTTCCATCATCAGGGAGTCAGGTACATGACTCTGACTCACTGCCAATCGCTGGATTGGTGCCGGTCATGTTCCGACAGCGAGAACGAACCGGCCGGGCTGTCCGAATTCGGACGTGAGGTGGTGCGGACGATGAATCGATTGGGGATGATTATTGATGTGTCGCATATCTCGAAGGCTTCATTTTTCGATGTGCTGGAGACCTCATCCCAGCCGGTAATTGCCTCGCATTCCAATGTTTACTCCATCAGCCCGCATAACCGTAATCTAAATGATGATCAGATCAGGGCACTGGCCCAAAACGGCGGCATGATGGGTATCAATTTCTGGGGTGATATCCTTTCAAAAAAATATGCCGAGGCTGCGTCGGCAGTTTACAAAAACTACCTGAAGGAATTGAAGGATATCGACGAGCATTACTCTGAGGACATGAATGAGGAAGAATATCAGAGGAGATTCGCTTTTCTTGGCCGGTTTATCGCCGAAGTGTCCGCCGCCGCCGGAGATAATATGCCGTCTTCGGCCACGGTCGTCGATCATATCGACTATATTGTCCGGCTCGTCGGGCCGGATCATGTCGGTCTTGGGTCAGGTTTCGACGGGATATTCATTCCGCCGTCCGATCTCCGGGACTGCTCCCAGATGCCGAACATAACCCGCGAGATGAATCGGCGGGGCTATGGCGAAAATGACATCAGGAAGATTCTGGGCGGCAATTTTATGCGGGTTTTTCGGCAGGTTTGCTCATAGTATTGTATTTTTAGGGTAGTTTGCGTATATATTATTGATTATCGAAAGTCTCTGTTGACGCCAAATAAGGCGAGAGAGACATATTAGTTTCCATACAAATATATCCTTATGTTTAAGGAGAGTCATCATGACTTTCATAGAACTGCTTCGTTATCAGATGGACGATGCCTGGCGGTTTCTGGAGCGGGCGATGGATGGTGTCGATGACAGCATGATTCACTGGGAACCCGCCCCCGGTTCCTGGGGCCTGCGTGACCGGGAAGGGCATTGGTGCCTCGATTTCCACACCGCCGATAAAACCCCGCCCGGCCCCAAAACCATCGGCTGGCTGGCGGCGCATCTGGGCGCCTGCAAGGAAATCCATTTCGACATGCTCTTCGGACCGGGAAAAAAGAAATGGGATGAGCTGGTCATTCCGGGAAACGCCGATGAGCTTCGGAAATACTTGAAAGCCATGCATCGGCTGCTTCGCGAAAAGCTGGACCTGCTTGGCCCGGAGGATCTCAAGAAACCGGCCCCGAAGCCAAGCGATATCGGCAAAGATATAACCGTCTGGCAGGTTTTGTGGTACGATATCTACCACGATATCGAGCACGCCGGGCAGATTTTTCAGGTCAGGAACGAATATTTGAACCGAAGCGGTTTTTCATGATATCCGCTGACGCCGCTTGCCAAATCTCCCCGTCGGCGTTAAATTGGTATTTTATATTTTGAAGGAAATATCACAGGGGAGAAATTCGTATGATCAGTCTCAAAAATAAGGTGTCATTGATAACCGGCGCCTCGCGCGGAATCGGCCGGGCGGCGGCGATAATGTTTGCGCAAGCCGGAAGCCACGTCATTATAAATTACCGCAAAGAAGCCACCGCGGCCGAGGAAGTAAAGCGGGAGT
This portion of the candidate division Zixibacteria bacterium HGW-Zixibacteria-1 genome encodes:
- a CDS encoding large conductance mechanosensitive channel protein MscL; translation: MMKEFKDFAVKGNVVDMAVGIIIGAAFGTIVKSLVSDIIMPPIGLLLGNVDFSNLFIVLKHGAEVVQYATLADAQAGGAVTLNYGMFINTVISFLIVAFAIFFLVKNINRMKRQQEEAPPPSPSTKECPHCFSTIHVKAVRCPNCTSTLGS
- a CDS encoding RNA-binding protein; the encoded protein is MNIYVGNLSFDTTEDQLRQAFESYGEVSSVNIIKDRYTGEPRGFAFVEMSDRDAATEAINGLNGQDMNGRTLSVNEARPRADRGDRGGGGGRGGGGGRGGGGGRGGGGGQGRRSW
- a CDS encoding membrane dipeptidase, whose protein sequence is MTRNIDPDRIHETSLVADLHCDTVLQMKRGYDFSRRHESYHVDIPRLKAGGINLQAFACCASIFTPEGQRFGKADSMVKCLISEMAKHPGDIAVCRDASDAEEIIASGRIAALLAIENGMAIENSLENLEYFHHQGVRYMTLTHCQSLDWCRSCSDSENEPAGLSEFGREVVRTMNRLGMIIDVSHISKASFFDVLETSSQPVIASHSNVYSISPHNRNLNDDQIRALAQNGGMMGINFWGDILSKKYAEAASAVYKNYLKELKDIDEHYSEDMNEEEYQRRFAFLGRFIAEVSAAAGDNMPSSATVVDHIDYIVRLVGPDHVGLGSGFDGIFIPPSDLRDCSQMPNITREMNRRGYGENDIRKILGGNFMRVFRQVCS